AAACAGGAGAGGAAAACCTCGTCTTCGTTTCCGCGCTTAATCAATATGCCTATTGCCCACGCCGGTGCGCGCTGATTTATGGGGAGCAGACCTTTGATGACAACGTCTACACAATGCGTGGTCGTGATCTGCACGAGCGCACCGATCAGCCGATGGAGAGTGGGTGGGAAGAAGGAGTGCGGGTTGAGCGGGGGCTTCCGTTGTGGTCAAAACGGCTGGGTCTTATTGGAAAGGCGGATGTAGTCGAGTTTCACGGTGACACGCCGTATCCCGTTGAGTACAAGTCAGGCCCCAAGCGCCGATTTGAGAATGATGATCTCCAAGTCTGTGCCCAGGCGCTGTGTCTGGAGGAGATGACAGGCAAGGAGGTGCCGCGCGGGGCAATCTACCACCACAGCTCACGGAGGCGCCGCGAAGTGATCTTCACGCCTGAGCTGCGCAGGCGAGTCGAAGAAGCGATCGTCAACATTCGACAATTGCTGGCGCGCGGCACACTTCCGCCTCCGGTGAATGATCGCCGCTGCGAGCGGTGTTCATTGATTGAAACGTGTATGCCATCTGTGATCGGCGAGCAAGGCCGCGCCCGTGCACTCGTGCGAGGATTGTTTTTGGTGAAGGACTCCTAAAACCACCATGCAACAATTGTTGAACACGCTCTACATCACGACCGAGGGTGCCTATCTTCGTGTGGATCATTACACGCTGAAGATCGAGGTCGAGAAGGAGACCAAGCTGCAAGTGCCGCTGCACCACATCGGCGGCGTCATCTGCTTCGGCGATGTCATGATCAGCCCGGCGGCGATGGCCCGTTGTGCGGAGGATGGGCGGTTCGTCGTTCTGCTGGATCGGAACGGGCGGTTCAAAGCGCGGGTGGAGGGACCGGTCAGTGGGAATGTGCTCCTACGGTGCGCCCAGCATGCCGCGATGAACAGTTCTGAGAAGACGCTTGCGATAGCACGGAACATTGTCGCCGGCAAGATTCAGAATACGCGCCAGGTGGTGTTGCGGGGGGCAAGGGAGGCGGATGACGCGGCCGACGCCGCGTCCTTGAAAGAAACTGCCGAGACCCTCGGCAACGCCTTGGGCCGGCTGCCATTGTGTGAAGGCTTGGATATGTTGCGAGGAATCGAAGGAGAATCCGCCAGGGCGTATTTCGGCACGTTCGATCGCATGGTGAAAGAAGATCGGGCCACGTTTACGCTGGATGGTCGCAATCGCCGCCCGCCTCGCGATCCAGTGAATGCGCTGTTGTCTTTTCTGTACGCACTGCTGATGAACGATTGTGTGG
This sequence is a window from Candidatus Nitrospira inopinata. Protein-coding genes within it:
- the cas1c gene encoding type I-C CRISPR-associated endonuclease Cas1c; the protein is MQQLLNTLYITTEGAYLRVDHYTLKIEVEKETKLQVPLHHIGGVICFGDVMISPAAMARCAEDGRFVVLLDRNGRFKARVEGPVSGNVLLRCAQHAAMNSSEKTLAIARNIVAGKIQNTRQVVLRGAREADDAADAASLKETAETLGNALGRLPLCEGLDMLRGIEGESARAYFGTFDRMVKEDRATFTLDGRNRRPPRDPVNALLSFLYALLMNDCVAAVEGVGLDPQMGFLHALRPGRAALALDLMEELRSVVADRLVLTLINRRQIAAKHFQARPGGAVHLEDEARKDVIIAYQKRKQEEITHPVLDQKMPLGLVPHVQARLLARVLRGDLEAYPPYLHR
- the cas4 gene encoding CRISPR-associated protein Cas4, which encodes MADETGEENLVFVSALNQYAYCPRRCALIYGEQTFDDNVYTMRGRDLHERTDQPMESGWEEGVRVERGLPLWSKRLGLIGKADVVEFHGDTPYPVEYKSGPKRRFENDDLQVCAQALCLEEMTGKEVPRGAIYHHSSRRRREVIFTPELRRRVEEAIVNIRQLLARGTLPPPVNDRRCERCSLIETCMPSVIGEQGRARALVRGLFLVKDS